The genomic region TTGGATGAACATAACATGTATTGACTTCCATTATCTTCAACCCACCAGCCCCATCCAATATCTGGGTGGTGCTGCCACCACAACCAGAACTGCCACAGCACAGTTAGTGACTAAAGTGTTCACTTTCCTATCTCTTCTACTCCTTCATCTACTTTGCCATACATCTCCGTCATTTTTATAGTTTCCTTTGTTAAGAGGTGTTTTTTACAATAATGTAAAACCTACGGTAAATAGCGTCAGAATGCtctttttaattatgataaaaatctTGATAATCATGACCTCAAAGACGCTAGTGAAATTTTCTCACCCAACAGAGATGCCAAAATTGGCAGCGAATGCAACATCTATGTGTAACAAAAATGATAGGTATGTACTTTACGATTTTTTACTGAATAGAGGCATCATATTTCTGTGACTACAACAAAGGTTATATATCTACAAACGAGCATATCCAAAGTCAGACATTGCAGTGCTACTTTCCGATTTTTTACTGTATGTTCTTTTCTATCCACCAATTGTATATGGCTCTGATCAGATACTTTGAGTGCTTCAAAATGTAGCATCTTAGCATTCAGGGCAAAAAGGGAAAATGCTGGAATTCTCTGATACATAGATATGTACACAAGCTAGATTAGCAGTTTATCGGAGGGAACATCGAGCCTAACCATATTCAGGAGGCTCGCACTTTGCCTTGAATTCAAGTGGTTCGAGAACATAGATCCGCCCGTCAGAGAGTCCAAGAGCAAACTGATTAGGTTTACTTGGATGGGCAGCAAGTGCGACTGGAAATGTCCTGTTCCTGCAGTAACAGTTTGGTTAAGCAATGCATAACGTTATTGCAAAATAGAAATATTGCAAGTATGGTAACACATAAAATTTCCATTCTCACTAGATATAGAGACCTTATAACTTTACAGGTCTAGGATTTCTattctaaattcttcataaatAAACATCCTGCCAGAGCGCCAGGTATTTTTTGTTGGACATTAGTAGTCATTTTGGTTTGTCACCGACATCTTTCATTTGGCATTTCCATTTACATATTATGTTTCTTAATTTGTGTGCAAATACTATCGAGGAAGTTCATTCACGGCAGGGGAAATGTATAGTAAATTAATCTTTTTAGTGTGAAGCAGTAGTCCCTCAATGCCTTTCGCAACACCAAATTTACATCGTAATTCAAAAACAGCCTCTATTTGTTTCAAACGCAAGGATAGGACAGCTTCATCCAACCATCTTAGCCCTTCATAGCTCATAAGAGGGTGCCTAAGAGGCAACGTGATAATgtagtttttgttgttttgtcgTGCAATCACTAATGAAAGTATTGCAAATGCCATCAAGCAAAAAGTTATTTACCTGGGTGTATAGGGCAAATATGCGGTTTGGTTGATtgtacacctcaaaatcaatgtTGACAAAGCAAGCACAGACACACTCCCATCCTCAAGGCTCACAAATACTGACTCAGTATCACATGAACATGCTGCATCTGTAACTGCACCCTTAGATTCTGAAGGAAACCATGTCCAAATATGCGGCTGGGTTGATTGTTCACACACGTGCGTAAACTCCATCAGTTTGCAGATCATAGGAGTATCACGCAATAACTGGTTTTTGACACATATGTTCTTCATAGAAATGGATAAGCTACCCATAAGAAAATACACAAATGCATGCTAGTAATTGATAATGGTGCAACTAACGTGGCACCATACTTTTCCCAAACTGCAGCAAATGTATAGAAGAATTTTCAGCAAACAGATGCAAGAAGAACTACCTTGTAGGGAAGTTGTAGTTCAGACGAAAGTTTGGGGTTGGTTAATATATCATTTGCCTTGTTTGGATATACCAAAaagggagggaaagggaggggaggggggaaAGGGAGGGAGGGGAAGGGGAGGTGGAATGGTGGGCAagagttttccctccaaatcattCTTATGttgccttggaggagggaaatggaGCGATCCATTATCTCTCCTCTCCAAATTCCTCCACCCTCATTTCTCTATCCAAAAAAATGGAAATTGCCTCCTTCCAAATCCCTTCCCTTCCTTTGTTTCTAAATCCTGCAATCCAAACAAGGCCTTAGAATAAGGGTTgatgttatttatttattggttTTTTGGTGTTAAAGAAGCCAGAGTGTAACCATTATTGATCTAAATAATTTCAAATACATTCATGGTATCACTTCTAATACAGTGGCAACCAAACTAGCTAACATATTCCCCAGTTCTTGTTTAAGACCATCTGCTTAAGACGTCTCTCACGCCCGATTAGAATAAAGATTGAAATAAAAAGAGGTTGTGAGAGGTCTTAAGCTATGACGGTCTTAAGCAAGACGAATTAAATATCTTTAGGGATTGTTGCAAATTATACATAAAAGTTACAAGATGCTCAAATGAATATTAAAATAGCACTTTGACTAAGCTATCTAGTAGCCTCCAACGAAGAAACTCGTTTAAAGACACACTTACGCATTTTTCCAAATAGTCCAGAAAAATTTCTTCCAGAATTCGAGTTCCTAAAGATTCATTTTTGTTTTAGCTCATTGAGTTGTTCTCACTCACTGAGTGTATACACTCTAACAGAAACACCATTAACATATGAATATATCTTCAATTCAATTGACTTCATAATAGGATAGGGACAATAAACTTGTAACAAAAAAATGTGCTATGCTAACCTGCTTTATACCCTGTGTAGGGAATAAACAAATTGCAACCTGAGTTTCATGGACAGCCAACAGATGAATCTGATCTGGCAGGAATTGAACTCGGGTTGGAGCATTAGAGTTCAGAGTTCGTCCAATAGGCATTTTCAAGAATATACTAGCTTTCTTTTCCCATGCGTCAATGCTCCAAATACATATCTGCAAAGTGACGTATATAATTAATGTGAATCTTCGTTTCATTCCAGGGAAATACTGCATTATTTTAAAAAATCGGATAGAAAATTAGAAACTACAACAGAGGAGTCGGGTTCATAGTAATCGAATACAAAAAAAAGATGGATCAACCAGATACAGAGTCAACAATAGTCAACGACGACTGAACCCACCACATATAACCCACATAAACAGCGAGATATTACTTTTAAACTTAAAGAGCAAAAGATTTTACTGCCTgcaaatcaaaatcaaaccagTGGTAATGAACCACAGAGTTAACAAActcatggatgatggatgcattgAATGAGATAGTGGTATTGTACTTAAGACATCTTATCACAAACGAAAGCCATGGAAAGCTGCAACTTTCAACTCACAAGCAAGAGTCGTATACTTCCCTTATTCCCTACACCTTAAAAAGATTGAACACCTTTCTATGTATAATTATCCAGATTAGAATAAGCAATTTAGAAGGGGACAATCAAGAATGCAACACATCTGTTAAGCATATAGGGACACTTAGGATGGTTTCCTTTTTATAGTTATATACAATTCTACATAAAAATGAGTCAACATCAAAGATTCAAAGGTGACTAATCACTTTTAACTGAgcccaactcactttctatggcAGTTGGCACGACCATGGTCGAAAATGGCCTTATAGAAAAACAGTATTTTGGTCATGGCAACCAAAATTTCTGCAACTTACATTTACTGTTTGTTGCTTTTTCAAAAGACGGAAAAAGTCAGAGGATTTGCGAATGGTATATGTATTTGTGCAAAAAAAAAGAGGTTAGGACAGAGCAAAGACAACTGCCATGAGAAATCCGCTCCAAAATCAGATTTTGTGAACTCAACAAATAAGACTTGGTAAAACAAAATTACGGCAGCAGCAGCCGTGATGTTAACATTCTGATACCGTGACCGCTACCAGACTCCAACTGATTTAGCATATCGTATCAAGAGCACAAGTGTCACATTTATGTAATATTTGAGGCCTTGCTGTCAAACTCAATTTCTCACTACCGAGTACAGAGTCACTTGAGGGCTTGTTAATAAAAAAGGAAATTGTTACAAGACTATTCAGAGACAGTGACATACCTGTGAATCGGCACCAGACGAAACAAGAACATTTAGAACATTAGAAAAGGCAATACCAGTAACTCTCTTTTCGTGACCTTTGAGCTTGTTTGTAACCTGATCAAaaaataaagatttcttcttgATTCATTCCTAAGTTCCAGCAAATTGGAATTGGGAATTTTAGAAATGTCTTAAAGGAAGAACCTCATCGTATAGAACATGGTATATTTGTATTGTTGAGTCATCCATGCCTATTGCAATAATATTATTGTCTCGAGGATGGTAGGCAAGAGAGGTTGCCGTAGGTGGtggagccatgaacgtcgccatTGTCTAGTAAAACATGACAATTAATTTAAGCCTCATTTATAATTGCTACACAAAATCCAGAAAAGTGCTAGAGACCTTAAACTCGATCATATTGAAGAGAGATATTTTTCCTCCTGAAGTAGACATCAAATAGCAATCATTTTTAGAAAGGGCAAAGCAAGAAGCGAAGTCCTCTGGGTTTAGTTGTCCAATATTGTTGGTCACTAGAACCCCACTAGGCAGCATCATTAGCTCTGGAGCAACACCAGCAGTTGCCTAGAAGAATGCCAACACAGATAGTTAATATGGAAACAAGAAATACAGTTTTTTACATTCATATGAATTAAATCACTACCTTTCCAGTAGCATTGCAATCATTACTCTGCCATTTCCAAAGCTTGTGGTTAGCATTGTGTGTTAAGGCGAGTACGGCGTCTCCAGAAGTTAAGTACATCAGTCTCATTATCTGCAATACGTATGATAATATGATAGTCAATTAGCCTCACCAGTGTCAGTTAAAGCCATACAATGTGGCTAAAATGGAATGACCAAGAACCGCCAAAGTAGAGCACTCTTTAGGTTATACAGGCAAACAGATTGTTTCGCCCAACTTAGATGGAACCAAATATTTTCTGTTTCTTCGTCTTGTATATGGTGGATAAAGTAAAAATAGCTCTTTAATCCATCCATCTTTTCAATGAAACAGTAACCTTAACTCCTTATCATATAACGGATAAAACAATTTGGTGGTCTGGACTCATCAGAAAAACATCCTCCTTATTGTTGCAGAGCAAGGACCTAACTCCATCTGTTCATCTGTCCCCCTCCTTATACTGATAAGGATAAGTTTAACAGAGAGTTATGCTGGAATGGTATCATTTGAACGAGGAGATCTAGCACATAAACGATCACCCGTTCACACTATCATGCGTTAAATTTACAAAACCAATAGTGAATCAGTGACCAATGCCATTTTTTACTAGAATGCACTTTTGACGATACTCAGTATGTTCTTTCCTCCCGTAAAATATGGTAATAAGTCAGCAACAGTTTAATATGCAAAGTATAATACATAGAAACACATATATGCGATCCAACTTTTCTGATCAACGAAAAAATTTTGTCCTCCCAATTCCAGGCATAAAAATGAAGCATTCAAGATAGATATAATAATAAATGACTCAATCAATGCACCCAAGACAACTGAAACATCAACCATACTCGAGGCCAAATACAAATTGTGTTCACCGGCTATGTTACTTTGAATCTTCGCTTTTCGGACTGCACCCGAGTAGACACGGCACAACATCAATATGGGTATAGATTCTGTACCCGACACTTATTAGTCCGACACTTCCCCGAGAAAAGCGGGACTAGTGAGTAGTGAGGCTCGCAGcacaaaagtagaagaagagaGACATATACCAGTGTCCGACACTCGTACCCAAGCCCAGTAACATAGTTTACCAGTATGAGAGATCTTAGCAGATAATACTTCCTTGTATATGTCGGGAAAAAGACTAATGACATACACGAGCATGTAAAATTTATTGGATGTATGTGTGTATCTTTAAATTATTCTAGACTAAATGCATTGAAGTTTGTTCCTATATGAAAAGGAATTCGAGATGTGCTGTCACAACTCACAGCCCAGTGTGTGCATTGTTTGAGGCATCTCCCCATAAGAACCCTGGATTTAAACTTTAGAGAGGTACTTCATTCTTGACATGGTAATAACTGGTGAAAGCTGTCAACAGCCAAATTGTACAGTTGTAATTGTGACAGTAACTATGATGGAGTTGCACAATGGTGAAGGTTTACGATTAACCACTCTCAAGCTATTTCCTTGCATTTCTCATCTTTTTATGTGTGAGCGTCAGTTTCCTAACACTTGGGACTTTAGAAAAAGCATCAACCACATACAGCTCTCTTCAACCAGCAAACAGTGAGAAATGCAACAGGAACTCAATGCACAACAAATACACACTCACagacaaacaaaaacaaatggcCTCAATAGAGTAGCTTCTAAAAAGAAAGAACAACCTACGGATATAACTTCAGCTGCTTTTTCCCCTCCTTTGTTGTATAGTCGTTGACACAGGCAAGAAAGGAATAATTTGTAGCAACAAATTAACCCCGCACAGTTAGTCATAATGGCAAGTACATACCCTATCAGGTAACGTGTGATCAGCAAGACGAAGAGCACAAAGCTGAGAAGAATCATTGATTACAGAACACCTCCAAGTTTTAGAGTTCTCTGAGTAAGGGTTCGCATCTGTTATAGCTTGATTATCTTCATTCTATAAGGCAAAAGTATAGACATTGCATTAGTAAATATTGTTGGGCTACAAAGAAAATCACATAAAACAAGGACATCAAGTCTACAGAAAATACAATGATCCATGCTTTAGTAGTAGATTATTTGTTTTAAGTAATTCTAAGCAGCTGTAAGCATGTAACATCTTATGGGAGCCATCATAAATGTTACTGGAGCCTCAACATTGGTCAATAGCAATGGGCTAGAAGCCACAGAAGTCTCAACTATAGGAGCCTACAGTAACAGCAACTTTGTAGCCGAACCAGCATTTAATAGAAGAAAGCGAGACTAGAACAAAACAACCACCTTAATCAAAGAGCCAGGAGCAGCTCCAGAAGAGTCCATATGACTTGCAATTGAATGCACATGATGAACATTATTTGTGCTAGCAAGTACTTTGATTCCATTATCAGCTGTTGACACAGCTAATAATGTACCCTCCTTGTTAAAGCGAATACATGGAGAGACCTAAACAAAAGTCGTAAAAGATTCACTTTTAAAAAAACCTTTAAAATCAAACCAAGGGATCAATTATCTGAAAATAATGTGTGGATATTAATAATACCGGCAAATCACCCTCAGCGTCAATAGTTCTTAACAGATTAAGATTGTCCATGTCCCATATTTTGATAACAGATTCATCTCCAGCTGCCAGAAACCTATTACGTGTTGTGTCAAACTGTATAGCATCAATAGACGTCTTGCTTAGGCCTATGTAGGACCGCTTTATATAACCATTGATTTCATCCCACTCCACAATGAATGATTCTCGTTCTTCGTTAGTTCCACAAGAGAATAACCTGCTTTGATCAAAATCAAACGACTGCCATTATTGAGAGGAAGAACCATGATCCTCAAGAACATTGTGATCAGGATTTACAAATGAAGCAATGCAGCATCACTATGTACCTTGTTTTGTCAGAACTGTAATACATTCTCGTCGAGGAAAAACCAGGAGTATTATAATCAATTACAAAGCCCGTTTGATCATACACCCATGCTTTGATCTTTCCATCAACTGATGTGGAGAGTATGAACTGGTAAAAGAGACAATAAAAAACACCATGTTAGAATAAAGGGAAAATGGGATATAAATAGCGATCACATCATTCACAAAagcaacaaaagaaaagaaacaaTTCAATAATGCAGGGACCGAATCGTGAATGCATCTATAGCATCTAAGAGCAAAAATACAGATTTGAAAATAACCTCCATGAATCTTGTTAACAATCACAATAAATTCCGTGAACCACCATTAATCAATTCCTTTCCTTCTATGACAACATAATACTAGTACCAAAATCTACTGTGAGAAGAATCaacacaatactatcacaaacagatcacaaacatatatataaaggGTTTACTGCCACTAGAGGAAAGGTAGAAGCGAGATAAATGGAAGAACCACGGAAAGCTCTTATTTTAATTGGGGTCTTATATAGATCAAACAGGAGGATTCCTTCAACATGGTCTCAGGGTGTGCACATGTATTTCCAGGAGAATACTCTTTCTTATGCTTACAATGTGACAAGTACCGTAGGGGaaattttaaaacaataaaccttAAACGCATTCCAAATCAGAAAGCTTCAAAGTAAACAGTTTCCTTATTGAAGGACACCAGCTACCGGATGGTTATCGTGATGATGGGGACACACGGAATAAACTGGCGCTTCATGACCTTCAAATGTGAAAAGCTTAGATCCACTAGTTGCATCCCAGACCTGCAACCACCTGACATTAAGGACTTTTTTTGACATACAAGCAACTCTGAACATCCAGTTTCACAAACCTTGATGGTCTTGTCATCTCCGCAGGTGATAATACGCAACTGTTTGTCCAAGAGTGTGAAAGCCAAATCATTCACATTACCAGCATGGGCATCAATCTAAAACATTGTCAGAAATTTGAGCAACCTAGAAATTCGAGAATGTTAACCTATGCGAAAAATCGAATAACTTTCTGTAACAAACCTCAAGGTGGTTCCGAAGCTCAGTTCCACCAAGGTAGTTATAAATATGCACAATGTGTTTGGAGTAGGCAACACCTGGAAAGCGATGGAATGAAAATTCATGATTAGCTTATATCAAAGCTACTTCGTTTTTCATTACACATGACTAATACTATCCAGCCTTAAGAAGTACTCCATATGAATCAACAGATCATGTTGGAATCCCATCATTAAATGATTTAAAAAGTTACAAAAGAATGACTATGTGTCCGAGATCCATAAGCATACCAAAGAGCTCTCCATCTAAACTCCAGATAACACGGTTGACAGAAGCACTGTACCCATTGGTAAGAGAAATCTGGCACAATACTAACTACAATTAGCCATTGATCCAGCTATAAACCAAAAGTGATGCAGACAATACATCCTACCTGTAAGGGGAATGAACATTGTGAAAGTTTCCAAACTTCAAACTTTCtatgcacaactctttccttgatGCCAACTTCCCAGATTGAAATATCACCTAGGTTTGTCCCAACtgaaacaataaaataacaaGTTCATCGAATAACCCCTGGACAAAATTATGACCGAAAAGTCAGAATCCGTAGTCTGTATACTGTAAAGGACTTACCAAGAAGTAAAGAATGCTGCAATGGATGAAATTCCATGCTCTTGACTGTGGAACCTTGACTTAAGTTGGCAACTACAGTCTTTGGTAACTCCTCAGAAGTATATGAAGTCCGTGTTTGTCTTGCACCAGGATGTGTCACGGGCAAGATATTGGCGGGCATGTTGTTCACCTAAGACAGGTAAAAAATCAAACTCAACacaaaaaaaatgatgaatgatcttTAACTATAAATAGAAAAAACCACTATCAGCACCTTCACCTGTTCACAAGAACTACAAAGAATTAAATCTTAGTAAGTTAGGTAATACCCCATTTGCATTTGGCACAAAGATTAAGGTATGTGAGTGGGTGGTAAGTCTCACCAATGAAATAGTCATGTTTTTAACAAATATATGCTCAAAACAAAATTGGAATAATCCTAAGAATATGTCAAAAGTGGAAACTGGGGGAATTTCAAAAGAGTTGGAGGGAGTAATAGATACGAAATACGAGTAATACTTAAAGGATATGAAGGCATGACAATCATGACACCCATAGACCTACACTAGATGGAGCGATGCTCCACATGAAACATCTTACTAGCTATACGAATATTATAATAATCCTTATAAGCTAAACTTGAGTGCTTAAATCCAACATAGTGCTTAAATCCAACATTGTAGTCAACAACCATGTTGTCACTTCATGTGTGGATTATGTAGTATTCCAACATTTAGAGGGAAAAAAACACTGAGAAGTCCAATACCTCATTCCCTTGGGAAAAATGTCTTGCTTGATTGGCAGTTACAGTTATTGGGTGTTTTAGCGTAAATGCTGCCAAATCATGAATAAGGGATGTTTATTAGATCCCGACATTACCATGATATTCACAACATTCAAGATAAATACATCTGTTTCATTAAATGGGCGCCCGGCAATGCCACGATGCTTCATATATAATACCTTCTTTTCACATGCACACAAAACGTCAAGTGGATACACAAGTAAAACTTTTGTATGCTTTGATGGGATATAATGAACTAATGAACTAGCGCTGTAGTTCTTCATTCTATATCCACCGATATGTTAGATGAGTTAACCATGTTTACTCAGTAAATACTCTAGGTCATCATATTCAGTGgcttaaaacatgacatatttgCCAACGATGTACTATGACTACATTGTCAACTTACTACAAGATTACACAAAGTCACAAACACAAGTTATGCATACTTCTAGGTGCAAATTTTATCTTGGGTcattggggtaatgttgttgctgCACAAATGTAAGCAAATGACCCAGACATTCTAACATGGAAAAGGTGAACATATAGCAGGAATGGATGGAAACTATAGTTTCACAGAACACGCAAAACCATAACTGTGGAGAGAACTTACGCAGTATAAAAATACCTGCATTAGTGGGAGCATCAGAGGCTGTATAATGGCTAGGACCGGCAGAAAAGAACTGGTGTGGTACAGATGGTGGATGACGATACATAAAACCTCCTGGCTCAGGCTGGGAAGGCTGGAAGGGCATAAAGCCATGTAAGGGACTAATGACAGATGATGGTGCTCTTGGTGCCCCAAATGAAGGCTTAATGTCATAATCAGGCATTGGATTGTTGCGTACTTGATGCTGAAACGCCTCATAGGCCAAGCTGCAATAAGAGAGAAATTTGAAGCTAAGATCCCACTACCAATAAAGATCATACAAACAAAGAAATAAATTGATGTTTCTCATGTTCACCTCTGGTTGTACACCATTTTTAACGTTGACTTCTGGAACGAGGGAAACTGGAGCTTGCCCTTGAAAACAGGATTTGTCTCGATCAACTTCTTGAGTTCCTCCAACAGAATTGCTCTGGCAGACTTGAAATCTCTATATGTCAACGAAGCCTCATTCTCTCTGAAAGTGTTCACATCAAATTACTATCATTAGTCAAGTAGTGACTTACACAACTTGTGATTGTAACAAATATGTTAGACTTCTTGACCTAGAACAACATAAACCCCCAAGTATCAAAACTAACTTCATAGTTCATACCTAACTTTAGAACAATATCAAAACTACGGCTTTCACCAATGTTAAGTTATACTCAACTCTACCATCACGGAGCTATCAACCAGACATTAATCATCCAACTTGATTAAACCAGGTTTTGCAAATATGTACCCAAAAAAATCAGCTACAAAGCTCACAAAATCTAACTCTACATGAAGTAAGTCATTGTACATAGGGAAATGGCTGTGTTTTTGGAAATGAGAGCCTGTTATCTCCAAAATACAAGCCTAATTTTTCATGTCACTCTTTACATTTTCCTATAATCAACATAAAAACCGACCACGGAAGAACGAAGAAACAGCACATAATGTTCATTAAGTGATCAACAAAGAAAAACAGGATCAATACCTAAAATTATCCAATGTCAGAAGCATTGCCATATCTTCAAACAGTTTCTCATCAAATTTAGAGAAAACCTTCAAATCCTTCACCAGAATATCAGCTGCTTTAGATTTAGAATGCTCACCTCTGCTTACAACAATTCAAACAATTGCCGAATCCATGATAATATTCTAGCAAATGATCTAAAAGAGAAGTGCAAGACAGTGATAAAAGCTGTGACACACCTGTCCAATGCTTCAAAATACTTCTGTTTTCGAATCTCGAAGAATATTTTCCTAGAGTGACGGTTATCTTCCAAATTAGTAAATCCAGACAAGTACGCCTCCACCTCCTCCCAACCTCCATTTGTCACCAAATCCTCAAAATACCTCATGTTGAAGTAAAGTCCTGATTCTTTCTCCAACCTTTGGATATAACAAGTCAACGACAATAACAGCCTCAGTCCGGCCATTTGAGATCATACAATAAAAATCTATGAACGAACTTCAACTAAATTAACAATGTAGATTCTATCTTCCAGAAATGGCACTATTCCAGCAATATTAACAAACTTTCACTATAATGCCACATACAAGAAAATTGAGATAGTTTATCCTTCGACTATTATTATCAAAAATATAACGAACTTCAACATATTATCACCTGATTTACCGAAATGACAACAGCAATTAACAATTAAGAATACATCTTCCAGAAATAGCATTATTTCAGCAACACAGCAATATGAACGAACTTCCACTAGTAACACCaaattaataaaaatatttttgaaaaatcaAAGAAAATCGACAACAATTTTTTCCTTATCAAAAATATTTCGAACTTCAACAAATTAACACTTGAAATATCGAAACGAATACAGCGAAGTTAAATTTCTATCTTCAGAAATAGCATTAGTCCggcaacaaaaagaacaaaaaaatgtAGATAAAACTTACTGATGAACTGTCTCTTCGTATTTTGCTTCATCTAAGAACTGAAGTATCAAAAGCACAAGCTTTTCAGTACTCGACGAGTCCAACGGCGACTGCGACTGCGACGTCGACGCCATTTTCTCTTCTCGTCCTTTAAAGTATACTATCAGCAACAAATATCGTCAAATTAGGGTTAACGATCACAAATTAAACTTTTCGCAGTGTTGTTTATCATTAACCTATTTAAATCAATTGATCATAACAACGATAAAACTAACAAATAtcatcaaattagggtttacattCACAGATTAGACAGCTCGCAACGTCAATTACCACAATTATACTCCGTAAACCATAAAAGTAAATCAATCAAAATTCTGAAACAAAGAATACAGGGTGAAGAAGTGAGAATTTTAGCGAAGCGAATATTCTAGAGAAATTGCATGCGTATACCTAGATTCGCAGAGTAGTGAGTTCAAGAAGTTCAACAACTTCGTATATTTTTCTTGAATTAATTTTGGCGGCAATTTTTCTGTTCTGTAGAGAGAGAAAGGGATGATACAGACTGAAGTTGAGTGAGAGAGAATCGGGCGGGGAACAATTAGTCTTACCAAGtatatccgtcttattaataagacgggtTATTTTGATACCAAATTATAAATATGGGCGGATAAAAAGCAAATGGATTAGCAGTTTCATTTATTGTTCCTGACCCACTTCATCTTGTCTCCAtctttcatttctctcttctctcttcaaTCTTCTTCACTCTGTCAAAATTCATCAAAAATAAATCCATAAAACTCCCATGGAAATTCATCAACTAATTCAATGGCAAAAAAACCTCACTTACAAGTTACAACTGTcatagagttttttttttttgtgttttgtcaTTTACTTTTGGATGAAACATAAAAATATGGCTTTATGGGTTTT from Silene latifolia isolate original U9 population chromosome 3, ASM4854445v1, whole genome shotgun sequence harbors:
- the LOC141648092 gene encoding topless-related protein 4-like isoform X3, which codes for MASTSQSQSPLDSSSTEKLVLLILQFLDEAKYEETVHQLEKESGLYFNMRYFEDLVTNGGWEEVEAYLSGFTNLEDNRHSRKIFFEIRKQKYFEALDRGEHSKSKAADILVKDLKVFSKFDEKLFEDMAMLLTLDNFRENEASLTYRDFKSARAILLEELKKLIETNPVFKGKLQFPSFQKSTLKMVYNQSLAYEAFQHQVRNNPMPDYDIKPSFGAPRAPSSVISPLHGFMPFQPSQPEPGGFMYRHPPSVPHQFFSAGPSHYTASDAPTNAAFTLKHPITVTANQARHFSQGNEVNNMPANILPVTHPGARQTRTSYTSEELPKTVVANLSQGSTVKSMEFHPLQHSLLLVGTNLGDISIWEVGIKERVVHRKFEVWKLSQCSFPLQISLTNGYSASVNRVIWSLDGELFGVAYSKHIVHIYNYLGGTELRNHLEIDAHAGNVNDLAFTLLDKQLRIITCGDDKTIKVWDATSGSKLFTFEGHEAPVYSVCPHHHDNHPFILSTSVDGKIKAWVYDQTGFVIDYNTPGFSSTRMYYSSDKTRLFSCGTNEERESFIVEWDEINGYIKRSYIGLSKTSIDAIQFDTTRNRFLAAGDESVIKIWDMDNLNLLRTIDAEGDLPVSPCIRFNKEGTLLAVSTADNGIKVLASTNNVHHVHSIASHMDSSGAAPGSLIKNEDNQAITDANPYSENSKTWRCSVINDSSQLCALRLADHTLPDRIMRLMYLTSGDAVLALTHNANHKLWKWQSNDCNATGKATAGVAPELMMLPSGVLVTNNIGQLNPEDFASCFALSKNDCYLMSTSGGKISLFNMIEFKTMATFMAPPPTATSLAYHPRDNNIIAIGMDDSTIQIYHVLYDEVTNKLKGHEKRVTGIAFSNVLNVLVSSGADSQICIWSIDAWEKKASIFLKMPIGRTLNSNAPTRVQFLPDQIHLLAVHETQPHIWTWFPSESKGAVTDAACSCDTESVFVSLEDGSVSVLALSTLILRCTINQTAYLPYTPRNRTFPVALAAHPSKPNQFALGLSDGRIYVLEPLEFKAKCEPPEYG
- the LOC141648092 gene encoding topless-related protein 4-like isoform X1; amino-acid sequence: MASTSQSQSPLDSSSTEKLVLLILQFLDEAKYEETVHQLEKESGLYFNMRYFEDLVTNGGWEEVEAYLSGFTNLEDNRHSRKIFFEIRKQKYFEALDRGEHSKSKAADILVKDLKVFSKFDEKLFEDMAMLLTLDNFRENEASLTYRDFKSARAILLEELKKLIETNPVFKGKLQFPSFQKSTLKMVYNQSLAYEAFQHQVRNNPMPDYDIKPSFGAPRAPSSVISPLHGFMPFQPSQPEPGGFMYRHPPSVPHQFFSAGPSHYTASDAPTNAAFTLKHPITVTANQARHFSQGNEVNNMPANILPVTHPGARQTRTSYTSEELPKTVVANLSQGSTVKSMEFHPLQHSLLLVGTNLGDISIWEVGIKERVVHRKFEVWKLSQCSFPLQISLTNGYSASVNRVIWSLDGELFGVAYSKHIVHIYNYLGGTELRNHLEIDAHAGNVNDLAFTLLDKQLRIITCGDDKTIKVWDATSGSKLFTFEGHEAPVYSVCPHHHDNHPFILSTSVDGKIKAWVYDQTGFVIDYNTPGFSSTRMYYSSDKTRLFSCGTNEERESFIVEWDEINGYIKRSYIGLSKTSIDAIQFDTTRNRFLAAGDESVIKIWDMDNLNLLRTIDAEGDLPVSPCIRFNKEGTLLAVSTADNGIKVLASTNNVHHVHSIASHMDSSGAAPGSLIKNEDNQAITDANPYSENSKTWRCSVINDSSQLCALRLADHTLPDRIMRLMYLTSGDAVLALTHNANHKLWKWQSNDCNATGKATAGVAPELMMLPSGVLVTNNIGQLNPEDFASCFALSKNDCYLMSTSGGKISLFNMIEFKTMATFMAPPPTATSLAYHPRDNNIIAIGMDDSTIQIYHVLYDEVTNKLKGHEKRVTGIAFSNVLNVLVSSGADSQICIWSIDAWEKKASIFLKMPIGRTLNSNAPTRVQFLPDQIHLLAVHETQVAICLFPTQGIKQPHIWTWFPSESKGAVTDAACSCDTESVFVSLEDGSVSVLALSTLILRCTINQTAYLPYTPRNRTFPVALAAHPSKPNQFALGLSDGRIYVLEPLEFKAKCEPPEYG